TCAACTTTGCCCTGCTTGACTTcctaattctttttgttttagagtTAAGAAAAACTTGTCTAGGTattttcaacatatatatatataatatatattaatgcagatataatacatatattgttatatataatatatatatttccatattaaAGTGATATGTGTGCAATACTATATTTTCAATGACCTAGAGTGCAATAAGACTCCAAGGGCATTCTTCAGCAAAGTAAATAATGTCTGAATTATACAGGGTAAACCTCCAAACTTCTGTGTTCTATTGtactatacacacatatatgtgtgtgtgtgtgtgtatgtgtgtgcgtgtatgtgtatatatatatttcagtattATGAAAATTGTTCTTACAACAACTTAGTTAACTAGAGGTTAGGTGTATGAGTTAACATGTTCCTGTGTAATTAATGAAATGATTTATTACTTTGCAGGTCATTGGAGCAGAGAACAGATGCATGCAAAAGCCTCTGCAGAATTTTACTTCCTTTAGGTGATCAAGGCTAGGATCACAGGATCCTAACCATATAGATATATTTTCAAAGCAAATCCAGCTAAAGATTAATTTTActcatttgtaattttatttgtgtgtttataaTAATGCTATAGTGATTTTTAAACAGACTAGACAGACATTACTCATATCGGGAGGAGCAGAACAATGGTTCTGGGAAATGTTAATCAGGGTTCCCCAAACAAAGGATATCTGATCAGATTAGCTGGGGCTAGCTAGACTGTACGCTACAGTTCCCATTGGGTGATTCGAAATATTTATTGACGTTTTAAAGTATCCAGAAGGGCTTCAGTAAAAAAAGTATCGAACTTTGCTTGCCGTTAACAAACTAACTTAATTGTGCAAGGAAAGTCTATTTTTCTTGGCACACGATTAACGCTGCAttgcaaggaaaactacaaaatgtttcTTTGACAGCTGTTTGGGAAGTACTGCATTAGCTAATGTAGACTATGCTTAATGCTGTTCAAAATTTTCACTCAAAATGAACCCTAAGTCTAAACTGAATACATCGGTTTAGTTTCACAGCTGTCTGCGAAGTCTTTGGCAATGATCTGGTCATCCTGTTCTACTTGAATTTTCCTAAATGTGTCATGAGGGGATACCGCCATGCCCTGCTATgtgcttttctctttgtcttctagAATGTCCTTATGGCTAACTTACACAAAGCCTGTATGTCTCAGCTCAAGTGGGACCTGGAAAAGAGCTCCCTGACCTCCTCTAAATGTCAATAACTGTGTTATTTTACCCCACTTTTGAGCTAACACTTAAGCCTGCCACTGACTCACGGATGCTGATAGAAGATACAACTCTCCTGGGTGAGAGACAAAGAACTTTTTCCTTCCTGCAGAGCAAGTGGCATGCAGTGAATGCTGGTGTCAGTTCCTTTCGCCTCCCAAGTCTCACGGGGCCACACAGGGGGGTCCTGGAGgtttaattacattaattaattaatttatttatttatgtatttttattttattttattttttaaattttaagctctgggatacatgtgcagaacatgcaggtttgttacataggtatacatgccatggtggtttcctggatctgtcaacctgtcatctaggttttaagccccacatgcattaggtatttgtccaaatgctatccctccccttgccctgccacctgctgacaggccccagtgtatgatatttccctccctgtgtccatgtgttctcattgttcaactcccacttatgagtgagaacatgtggtgtttggttatttgtttctgtgttagtttactgaggatgatagtttccagcttcatccatgtccctgtaaaggatgTGATCTCATTCGGGGTCCCGGATGTTGTATGTGTATTTGAGAAACCCTCAGCTTAGGGGACTCCAATATTTGGTAATAAACGAGATGCAAGCAAACCTACCTAAGTTTTGCCCAGGAGggagacattttctttcttttttttttttttttgacagatttttgctcttgtcatccaggctggagtgcaatggaacaatctcagctcactgcaacggcacaatctcagctcactgcaacctctgcctcctcagttcaagcaattctcctgcctcagcctctcaaatatctgggattactggcaccctccaccacacctggctaatttttgtattgttttagtagagatgggttttcaccatgttagccaggctgatctggaacttctgacctcaggcgatccacccaccttggcctcccaaaatgctcggattacaagtgtgagccaccgcgccctgcctggaGACACTATCTTTATTGTACTGTATAGCATTCTTCCCTCTGCTCCAGAAAAGACACTTCCTATCTTTCCACTGTTCATGTacatttttgaaaagagaaaaaaggttgtCATGCCTCTGCTCAGAAGACGCGTGAAAATGAGAAGGACTCACGGAGAACTGTCTCTCAAGATGAAAATCCTAGTCACCACTTAGTACTCTTCCATGAATTACCCCAACCACCAGTACAATCCCATGATTCTGGTCTTTCTTGAACCGCTCTAAATGGTGCTTTTCTGGTGGGGATgtgcttttctttctgcttttattgCAGCCAGCTGAATAACAGACAGAGTAGGCGTTCGGCAAAGTTGATGAGATACAAGGTGGTGTCTTTGAATGTTTTCTGAAGCCATCTTCAAGTGCATTTCCCCAGTTACCTAAGGAGAACGGAGAGAGGAGTGGAATAAGCAGGATTTCACTAAAAGGATCAAATGGCTTTAGTAATTCACGGAGGAAATCTTCCTTTCTTACAGAAGCACCAGTGCCACAGAAGCGTTGGTGGAGGCAGCAGGACTCAGTGACCTGCAACTGTTAAGGCGGGGAGAGACCACACTCACCAGAGAGCTGGCAGCCGCACAGGAGCATCGGGGAATGCAATGACAACCAACCATCGTATCAGGGATGAAACAGGGCCTGGCAGGCAGCTGCGACACAGAGCAGCAGATAGGAAGACTATAGACCATGCAGCATCTGCTCAGGAGTTTTCTGGTCACAAAGATacgaagaggaagagaaaggaggatgTGGGAAGGAACAGAGATGGATTATACATTGGGGGAACCCAagtcaacaaataaacaaataaataatatgcaAGTGAATGAATGCACAAATGCATAAATAACATTTTGCAGGAAGAGTTGGGGTGTGGGGGAATGGGTGGATTGGAGGATAAGGTTAGGCAAGAAACTAGCTGGACCATCAGTAGTGAAGGGCTCCTAACTTAGGTGCTTCTCAAAAGGCAGCTCTCAGTACAGTAGCTGTTTGTCATGGGTCCATGAAGAGATGAGTGGGGAAATTGGGACTGTGTGTTTAGAAACTGTTGCAGCAATTTGACAGAcgcttcctttttttgagacagataatttttttattattattattatactttaaattctagggtacatgtgcacaacgtgcaggtttgttacatatgtatacatgtgccatgttggtgtgctgcacccattaactcgtcatttacattaggtatatctcctaatgctgtccctcccgcTTCCCctaaccccatgacaggccccagtgtgtgaagttccccatcctgtgtccaagtgatctcattgttcagttcccacctatgagtgatcatcttcatccatgtccctacaaagcacatgaacccatccatttttatggctgcatagtattccatggtgtatatgtgccacattttcttaatccagtctattattgatggacattcgggttggttccaagtctttgctattgtgaataatgccacaataaacatacatgtgcatgtgtctttatagcagcaggatttataatcctttgggtatatacccaggattgggattgctgggtcaaatggtatttctagttctagatccttgaggaatcaccacactgtcttccacaatagttgaactagttcacagtcccaccaacagtgtaaaagtgttcctatttctccacatcctctccagcgcctgttgtttcctgactttttgatggtcaccattctaactggtgtgagatggtatctcattttggttttgatttgcatgtctttgatggccagtgatgatgagcattttttcatgtgtctattggctgcataattgtcttcttttgagaagtgtctgttcgtatccttcatccactttttgatggggttgtttgattttttcttgtaaatttctttaagttctttgtagattctggatattagccctttgtcagatggttagattgcaaaaattttctcccattctgtaggtttcctgttcactctgatggtagtttcttttgctgtgcagaagctctttagtttaattagatcccatttgtctattttggcttttgttgccatcgcttttggtgtttcagatatgaagcccttgcccatgcctatgtcctgaatgatattgcctaggttttcttccagggtttttatggttttagttctaacatttaagtctttaatccatcttgaattaatttttgtataaggtgtaaggaagggatccagttttctTTCTACATATTGCTAGacagttttcccatcaccatttattaaatagggaatgctttccccatttcttgtttttgtcagatttgtcaaagatcagatggctgtagatgtgtggtattatttctgaggactctgtttgttccattggtctatatctctgttttggtaccagtaccatgctgttttggttactgtagccttgtagtatagttaaagtcaagtagcgtgatgcctccagctttgttcttttggcttaggattgtcttggcaatgtggggtcttttttggttccatataaactttaaagtagtttttccagttctgtgaagaaactcattggtagcttgatggggatggcgttgaatctataaattaccttgggcaatatggccgttttcacagtattgattcttcctatccatgagcatggaatattcttccatttgtttgtgtcctcttttatttcattgagcagtgatttgtagttctccttgaagaggtccttcacatcccttgtaagttggattcctaggtattttattctctttgaagcaattgtgaatgggagttcactcatgatttggctctcggtctgttattggtgtataagaatgcttgtgatgtttgcacattgattttgtatcctgagactttactgaagttgcttatcagcttaagcagattttgagctgagatgatggggttttctaaatagacaatcatgtcatctgcaaacagggacaatttgactttctcttttcctaattgaataccctttatttctttctcctgcctgattgccctggccagaacttccaactctatgttgaaaaggagtggtgagagagagcatccctgtcttgtgccagttttcagagggaatgcttccagtttttgcccattcagtatgatattggctgtggatttgtcataaatagctcttattattttgagatgagtCCCattaatacctaatttattgagagtttttagcatgaagggctgttgaattttgttgaaggccttttctgcatctcttgagataattgtgtggtttttgtctttggttctgtttatatgatggattacatttatcgatttgtgtatgttgaaccagccttgcatctcagggatgaaacccacttgttCATGGTGAATGagctttttgacgtgctgctggattcagcttgccagtattttgtttaggatttttgcgtcaatgttcatcagggatattggtctaaaattctctttttttgttgtgtctctgccaggctttggtatcaggatgatgctggcctcgtaaaatgaattggggaggattccctctttttctattgattggaatagtttcagaaggaatggtaccagctcctctttgtacctctggtagaattcgactgtgaatctgtctgctcctggactttttttattggtaaactattaattattgcctcaatttcagagcctgttattggtctactcagggatttaacttcttccttgtttagtcttgggagggtgtatatgtccaggaatttatctatttcttctagattttctagtttatttgtgtagaggtgtttatagtattctctgatggtagtttgtatttctgtggggtcggtggtgatatcccctttatcattttttattgcgtctgtttgattcttctctcttttcttctttattagtcttgctagtggtctatcaatttagttgatcttttcaaaaaaccagctcctggattcagtgactttttaaagggtttttgtgtctctatctccttcagttctgctctgatcttagttgtttcttgccttctgctagctttcgaatgtgtttgctcttgcttctctagttcttttaattgtgatgttaggctgtcaattttaaatctctcctgctttctcttgtgggcatttagtgctacaaattttgctctacacactgctttaaatgtgtcacagagattctggtatgttgtgtctttgttctcattggtttcaaagaacatctttatttctgccttcattttgttatgtacccagtagtcattcaggagcaggttgttcagttttgatgtagttgagcagtttcgagtgagtttcttaatcctgagttctagtttgattacactgtggtctgagagacagtttgttataatttctgttcttttacgtttgcagaggagtgctttacttccaactatgtggtcaattttggaataagtgtgatgcagtgctgagaagaatgtatattctgttgatttagggtggaaagttctgtagatgtctattaggtctgcttggtgcagagatgagttcaattcctggatatccttgttaactttctgtctcgttgatctgtctaatgttgacagtggtgtgttaaagtctcccatttattattgtttgggaatctaagtctctttttaggtctctaaggatctgctttatgaatctgggtgcttctgtattgggtgcatatatatttaggatagttagctcttcttgttgaattgatccctttaccattatgtaatggccttctttgtctcttctgttctttgtttaaactctgttttatcagagactaggattgcaacccctgcttttttttgttttccatttgcttggtagatcttcctccatccctttattttgagcctatgtgtgtctctgcacatgagatgggtctcctgaatacagcacactgatgggtcttgactctttatccaatttgccagtctgtgtcttttaattggagtatttagcccatttacatttaaagttaatattgttatgtgtgaatttgatcatgtcattatgatgttagctggttgttttgctcattagttgatgcagtttcttcctagcattgacggtctttacaatttggcatatttttgcagtggctgataatttccatgtttagtgcttccttctggtggtgacaaaatctctcaacatttgattgtctgtaaaggattttatttctccttcacttatgaagcttagtttggctggatatgaaattctgggttgaaaattcttttctttaagaatgttgagttttggtccccactctcttctgtcttttagagtttctgctgagagatccgctgttagtctgatgggcttccctttgtgggtaacccaacctttctctctggctacccttaacattttttctttcattttaactttggtgaatctgggaattatgtgtcttgcagttgctcttcttgaggagtatctttgtggtgttctccgtatttcctgaatttgaatgttggcctgtcttgctaggttggggaagttctcctggataatacctgaagagtgctttccaacttggttctattctccccgtcactttcaggtacaccagtgagacgtagatttggttttttcacatagtcccatatttcttggaggctttgttcctttctttttagtcttttatctctaaatttctcttctcacttcattgcattcatttgatcttcaatcactgataccctttcttccagttgatcgaatctgctactgaagcttgtgtatgcgtCATGTAGTttttgtgccatggttttcagctccatcaggtcatttaaggtcttttctacactgtttattctagttagccatttggctaatcttttttcaaggtttttagcttctttgtgatggcttcaaacatccttctttagctcggagaagtttattattactgatcatctgaaaccttcttctctcaccTTGTCAAATCATTcttcatccagctttgttctgttgctgatgaggagctgcattcctttggaggagaagaggtgctctgatttttagaattttcagtttttctgctcttgtttctccctatctttgtggttttatctacctttggttttggtgatggtgacatacagatggggttttagtgtggatgtcctttctgtttgttagctttccttctaacagtcaggaccctcagctgcaggtctgttggagtttgctggaggtctactccagaccctgtttgcctgggtattaccagcggaggctgcagaacagcaaatattgcagaagggcaaatgttgctgtctgattgttcctctggaagctttgtctcagaggggcacccagtcctatgaggtgtcagttggcccctactgggaggtgcctcccagttagactcctctggggtcagggacccacttgaggaggtagtctgtccattctcatATCTCAAATTGCAaactgggagaaccactactctcttcaaagttgtcagacagggacgtttaagtctgcagaagtttctgctgccttttgttcagctatgccctgcccccaaaggtggagtctacagaggcaggcaggcctccttgtgctgcggtgggctccacccagttcaagcttcctgatTGCTTTGCTTACCAAcccaagcctcagcaatggcgggtgcccctccccgagtctcgctgctgccttgcagttcgatctcagactgctgtgctagcaatgagggaggctccatgggcatgggaccctctgagccaggcagaggatataatctcctggtgtgtcatttgctaagactgttggaaaagcacagtattagggtgggagtgacccaattttccaggtgcccTCTGTCACAgctttccttggctaggaaagggaattccccaactcCTTGCCCTTCCCAGGTAAGGCGAttcctcgccctgcttcagctcacgctcagtgggctgcacccactgtccgacaagcctcagtgagatgaacccagtacctcagttggaaatgcagaaaccacTTATCTTATGTGTCACTCGTGCTGGGAgatgtagactggagctgttcctatttggccatctcgGATATGATGAATTTCATAgaagtaaaatttgaaattcagGGAGGACAACTTGAAGAGATGTCTAGCAGGCAGTTTAAGTAGGATGAGAAAGCAGAGTTAGATATGGAGATATGGGAGTGTGGTGGCTTGATTGCTGTAATGACACCCAATATTGGTGCAGTTTGATGGGGCCTTCCTACATTGACCCTGGGCTTGTCTGTGTGGCTTGCTTTGCCAATGGGACAGCAGCATCTGTGAGGCGAGTGGAGACTTGAAAATGTCGAAGATGTACATTGGGTTTACT
This genomic window from Macaca fascicularis isolate 582-1 chromosome 17, T2T-MFA8v1.1 contains:
- the LOC102144124 gene encoding uncharacterized protein isoform X1, translated to MKKTSIYHQPSFHYLLDSEAQEETREDYDDKQVVTEIMARCFIPTSITTTSWESFHFIGHEIRITEAMDCYGAVVWPSALVLCYFLETNAKQYNMVDKNVIEIGAGTGLVSIVASLLEMEFHHVVQAGLELLGSSNPLTLASQSAGITDMVHCAQPCLIFALVIQAGVQWNNLSSLQRHNLSSLQPLPPQFKQFSCLSLSNIWDYWHPPPHLANFCIVLVEMGFHHVSQADLELLTSGDPPTLASQNARITSVSHRALPGDTIFIVLYSILPSAPEKTLPIFPLFMYIFEKRKKVVMPLLRRRVKMRRTHGELSLKMKILVTT